Proteins encoded in a region of the Panthera tigris isolate Pti1 chromosome B2, P.tigris_Pti1_mat1.1, whole genome shotgun sequence genome:
- the PPARD gene encoding peroxisome proliferator-activated receptor delta isoform X1 gives MEQPPGEAPEVRQEEEKKEVAEAEGGPELNGGPERSLPSSSYTDLSQSSSPPSLLDQLQMGCDGASCGSLSMECRVCGDKASGFHYGVHACEGCKGFFRRTIRMKLEYEKCERICKIQKKNRNKCQYCRFQKCVALGMSHNAIRFGRMPEAEKRKLVAGLTASEGNQHNPQVADLKAFSKHIYNAYLKNFNMTKKKARGILTGKASHTAPFVIHDIETLWQAEKGLVWKQLVNGLPPYKEISVHVFYRCQCTTVETVRELTEFAKSIPSFSNLFLNDQVTLLKYGVHEAIFAMLASIVNKDGLLVANGTGFVTREFLRSLRKPFSDIIEPKFEFAVKFNALELDDSDLALFIAAIILCGDRPGLINVPQVEAIQDTILRALEFHLQANHPYAQYLFPKLLQKMADLRQLVTEHAQMMQRIKKTETETSLHPLLQEIYKDMY, from the exons ATGGAGCAGCCACCAGGGGAAGCCCCTGAGGTCCggcaagaggaggagaaaaaggaagtggcagaggcagaaggaggcCCAGAACTCAACGGAGGACCAGAGCGCTCGCTTCCTTCCAGCAGCTATACAG ACCTCTCCCAGAGCTCCTCACCACCCTCGCTGCTGGACCAGTTGCAGATGGGCTGTGACGGGGCCTCGTGTGGCAGCCTCAGCATGGAGTGCCGTGTGTGCGGGGACAAGGCATCAGGCTTCCACTACGGTGTTCACGCATGCGAGGGGTGCAAG GGCTTCTTCCGTCGGACGATCCGCATGAAGCTGGAATATGAGAAGTGTGAGCGGATCTGCAAGATCCAGAAGAAGAACCGCAACAAGTGCCAGTACTGTCGCTTCCAGAAATGTGTGGCCCTGGGCATGTCGCATAATG CCATTCGCTTTGGCCGGATGCCAGAGGCCGAGAAGAGGAAGCTGGTGGCAGGGCTGACAGCAAGCGAGGGGAATCAGCACAACCCGCAGGTGGCCGACCTGAAGGCCTTCTCCAAGCACATCTACAACGCCTACCTGAAAAACTTCAACATGACCAAAAAGAAGGCCCGCGGCATCCTCACCGGCAAGGCCAGTCACACGGCG CCCTTTGTGATCCACGACATCGAGACATTGTGGCAAGCAGAGAAGGGCCTGGTGTGGAAGCAGCTGGTGAACGGCCTGCCACCCTACAAGGAGATCAGCGTGCATGTCTTCTACCGCTGCCAGTGCACCACAGTAGAGACTGTGCGTGAGCTCACCGAGTTCGCCAAGAGCATACCCAGCTTCAGCAACCTCTTCCTCAACGACCAGGTGACACTTCTCAAGTATGGTGTGCATGAGGCCATCTTTGCCATGCTGGCCTCCATTGTCAACAAGGACGGGTTGCTGGTGGCCAACGGCACTGGTTTTGTCACCCGTGAGTTCCTGCGAAGCCTCCGAAAGCCCTTCAGTGACATCATCGAGCCCAAGTTTGAGTTTGCTGTCAAGTTCAATGCCCTGGAACTTGATGACAGTGACCTGGCTCTCTTCATTGCGGCCATCATTCTTTGTGGAG ACCGGCCAGGCCTCATAAACGTTCCCCAGGTGGAGGCCATCCAGGACACCATCCTGCGTGCCCTCGAGTTCCACCTGCAGGCCAACCACCCCTACGCCCAGTACCTCTTCCCCAAGCTGCTGCAGAAGATGGCCGACCTGCGGCAGCTGGTCACCGAGCACGCCCAGATGATGCAGCGCATCAAGAAGACCGAGACGGAGACCTCACTGCACCCGCTGCTCCAGGAGATCTACAAGGACATGTACTGA
- the PPARD gene encoding peroxisome proliferator-activated receptor delta isoform X2, whose amino-acid sequence MEQPPGEAPEVRQEEEKKEVAEAEGGPELNGGPERSLPSSSYTDLSQSSSPPSLLDQLQMGCDGASCGSLSMECRVCGDKASGFHYGVHACEGCKGFFRRTIRMKLEYEKCERICKIQKKNRNKCQYCRFQKCVALGMSHNAIRFGRMPEAEKRKLVAGLTASEGNQHNPQVADLKAFSKHIYNAYLKNFNMTKKKARGILTGKASHTAPFVIHDIETLWQAEKGLVWKQLVNGLPPYKEISVHVFYRCQCTTVETVRELTEFAKSIPSFSNLFLNDQVTLLKYGVHEAIFAMLASIVNKDGLLVANGTGFVTREFLRSLRKPFSDIIEPKFEFAVKFNALELDDSDLALFIAAIILCGGK is encoded by the exons ATGGAGCAGCCACCAGGGGAAGCCCCTGAGGTCCggcaagaggaggagaaaaaggaagtggcagaggcagaaggaggcCCAGAACTCAACGGAGGACCAGAGCGCTCGCTTCCTTCCAGCAGCTATACAG ACCTCTCCCAGAGCTCCTCACCACCCTCGCTGCTGGACCAGTTGCAGATGGGCTGTGACGGGGCCTCGTGTGGCAGCCTCAGCATGGAGTGCCGTGTGTGCGGGGACAAGGCATCAGGCTTCCACTACGGTGTTCACGCATGCGAGGGGTGCAAG GGCTTCTTCCGTCGGACGATCCGCATGAAGCTGGAATATGAGAAGTGTGAGCGGATCTGCAAGATCCAGAAGAAGAACCGCAACAAGTGCCAGTACTGTCGCTTCCAGAAATGTGTGGCCCTGGGCATGTCGCATAATG CCATTCGCTTTGGCCGGATGCCAGAGGCCGAGAAGAGGAAGCTGGTGGCAGGGCTGACAGCAAGCGAGGGGAATCAGCACAACCCGCAGGTGGCCGACCTGAAGGCCTTCTCCAAGCACATCTACAACGCCTACCTGAAAAACTTCAACATGACCAAAAAGAAGGCCCGCGGCATCCTCACCGGCAAGGCCAGTCACACGGCG CCCTTTGTGATCCACGACATCGAGACATTGTGGCAAGCAGAGAAGGGCCTGGTGTGGAAGCAGCTGGTGAACGGCCTGCCACCCTACAAGGAGATCAGCGTGCATGTCTTCTACCGCTGCCAGTGCACCACAGTAGAGACTGTGCGTGAGCTCACCGAGTTCGCCAAGAGCATACCCAGCTTCAGCAACCTCTTCCTCAACGACCAGGTGACACTTCTCAAGTATGGTGTGCATGAGGCCATCTTTGCCATGCTGGCCTCCATTGTCAACAAGGACGGGTTGCTGGTGGCCAACGGCACTGGTTTTGTCACCCGTGAGTTCCTGCGAAGCCTCCGAAAGCCCTTCAGTGACATCATCGAGCCCAAGTTTGAGTTTGCTGTCAAGTTCAATGCCCTGGAACTTGATGACAGTGACCTGGCTCTCTTCATTGCGGCCATCATTCTTTGTGGAGGTAAGTGA